AGTGTCTTCCAGCAGGTAAGGCTCAGGGGAGACACGCCACTGGTTATACACACCATCAATTGTAAGTCTTTCCCTGATATGCCGGCACCGGTCTTCTGGTGACATACCCATAAATACCCGTCCTCTACTGAATGGACCTTGTACGGCCGGAAGAGGTCTGTGCCAGTTTTTTTGCAGCTATATACTCGTGAGGAATTCCTTCCACCTTGGAATTCCTCAAACCAAGCACATATATAGTCAGGTCCTTTGCCTGCTCCTCAGTAAGGCCAAAATTGGGCATTATGGTAGCAGCAAAGTTCATCTCAGGATTGCCGGGAACAACCTTCTGTGGATCAAGAAAATGTTCATATATCCAGTGTGCCATTGTATGATGACCTTCGATATGCTGGAAATCATGAATCAAAAAGAAGGCGAGTTCTGTCTTGCTGCCCAAGCCTGTGAGTTCCGGACCGATCGTGCCGCCAGTGCCATTTATGTTGTGGCACCCCCTGCACCCAAATTGAAAAGAAAGGTCCCTGCCTCTTAAGAATGCAGCAGCTCCTGGGAAATCTGCGGCTGTTATTGAGTTATCATGCAGCTCCATATGGCATTTGGGGCACGACGACTGGGCATACTCCTGCGCCAAAAGCTGGCGATTGAGGTGATGAACTGCCCCATGGGTCCCTTCCACAGAAACTACCTGGCCGTCACCCTGATGGCATACAGTACAGCCAAACTTATCCATTGGATGGGTCTTAAGAAAATCACCCGGATGCGCAGTCAGCGGTTGAGGTTCATCAACAGCAAGAGGATTGCTTACCCCCATATGGCAGGTAATACACCTGTCCGTAGTATTTAATTGCGGAAGCCATATCTGATCTATTTTGAGTGGCGCCTTGAGATACGATGGGTCATTCAGCTTCGATGCCATCTTTTTATTGTAATTCCTCTGATAATGCATCCACTCTTTGTTATTCTCCCTGTAGAAAATAAAAATTGCAATGATCATAATAATAACAACTGCAGCGGCAAATATCTTATTCCGCTTTCTCATGACTGCTCTATCCCAGTTACGATCTTTCATAATGTTACTTTCTCTTATTAGTCCTCTTGTATAAATTCTCCATATAACTGGAAACACCCATAATACCAAAAGTAATTATTGCAGTCACGATTACGAAGAATACCCCTATGCCAAGTCTTTGCAACATATTGTCTCCACCCTAAATTTTAAACCACGGTGTCAGCACTACATATTTTATATTAAAAACAAGCCTGAGTCCGATTTTTACAGGTATGCCAATCATTATGAGATACATTACCGCCAGAGGCACATACCTGACCAGACCGAGCTTTTTAACAAAATCCTTAAAATACATTGCCGGTATAATAAGGCCGGCCCCAAAATACGCAAGCACTATAAGGTCTGACAATGCCTTT
The nucleotide sequence above comes from Nitrospirota bacterium. Encoded proteins:
- a CDS encoding c-type cytochrome, with amino-acid sequence MKDRNWDRAVMRKRNKIFAAAVVIIMIIAIFIFYRENNKEWMHYQRNYNKKMASKLNDPSYLKAPLKIDQIWLPQLNTTDRCITCHMGVSNPLAVDEPQPLTAHPGDFLKTHPMDKFGCTVCHQGDGQVVSVEGTHGAVHHLNRQLLAQEYAQSSCPKCHMELHDNSITAADFPGAAAFLRGRDLSFQFGCRGCHNINGTGGTIGPELTGLGSKTELAFFLIHDFQHIEGHHTMAHWIYEHFLDPQKVVPGNPEMNFAATIMPNFGLTEEQAKDLTIYVLGLRNSKVEGIPHEYIAAKKLAQTSSGRTRSIQ